From a single Serratia surfactantfaciens genomic region:
- a CDS encoding 5-formyltetrahydrofolate cyclo-ligase — MPFQPQFAQQRQAIRQLIRQRRRELTPGQQRFAAEKITERLVAHGRIQAAHSIAVFLSFDGELDTGPLIERLWTLGKRVYLPVLHPFSPGHLLFLRYAPETPLVRNRFNILEPHLDVRQVLPLGELDVVLTPLVAFDHTGQRLGMGGGFYDRTLQNWQSDGPYPIGLAHDCQQVESLPIEHWDIPLPEILTPLCSWAWREPK, encoded by the coding sequence ATGCCTTTTCAACCCCAATTCGCGCAGCAGCGCCAAGCCATTCGTCAACTCATTCGCCAACGTCGGCGCGAACTTACGCCGGGCCAGCAACGCTTTGCCGCAGAAAAGATAACCGAACGTCTCGTCGCACACGGCCGTATTCAGGCGGCGCACAGCATCGCGGTATTCCTGTCGTTTGACGGCGAACTCGATACCGGGCCGCTAATCGAGCGTTTGTGGACGCTCGGCAAACGGGTTTACCTGCCGGTGCTGCATCCGTTCAGCCCGGGGCACTTGCTGTTCCTACGCTATGCGCCGGAAACGCCGCTGGTGCGCAACCGCTTCAATATTCTCGAGCCGCACCTCGATGTGCGCCAGGTGCTGCCGCTGGGCGAGCTGGACGTGGTGTTGACACCGCTGGTGGCGTTCGATCATACCGGCCAGCGTCTGGGCATGGGCGGCGGCTTTTACGATCGCACCCTGCAAAACTGGCAGAGCGACGGCCCCTATCCCATCGGCCTGGCCCATGATTGCCAACAGGTGGAAAGCCTGCCGATCGAGCATTGGGATATCCCGCTGCCGGAGATCCTCACCCCGCTCTGCAGCTGGGCGTGGCGCGAGCCCAAATAG
- the ubiI gene encoding FAD-dependent 2-octaprenylphenol hydroxylase, translating to MQSFDVIIAGGGMVGLALACGLQGSGLRVAVLEQRQPEMAPPSEQPALRVSAINAASERLLQHIGVWDDILQLRASAYNAMEVWDRDSFGKIAFRGDECGFSHLGHIIENSVIQQALWKRAESLSDITLITPAALKQVAWGENDAFITLEDGRMLTARLVIGADGAQSWLRQHADIPLTFWDYRHHALVATIRTEEPHQATARQIFHGDGILAFLPFSDAHLSSIVWSVAPEEAERLKQLEPEQFNRELAMAFDMRLGACSLESERLAFPLTGRYARSFAAHRLALVGDAAHTVHPLAGQGVNLGFMDAAELISELHRLQRQGKDIGQHLYLRRYERRRKHGAAVMLASMQGFRELFDGNHPAKKLLRDVGLRLADSLPGVKPKLVRQAMGLNDLPEWLA from the coding sequence ATGCAATCATTTGACGTGATTATCGCCGGTGGCGGTATGGTGGGGCTGGCGTTGGCCTGCGGCCTGCAGGGCAGCGGGCTGCGCGTGGCGGTGCTGGAGCAGCGACAGCCGGAGATGGCGCCGCCGTCGGAACAGCCGGCCCTGCGCGTCTCCGCCATCAATGCCGCCAGCGAGCGTTTGCTGCAGCATATCGGCGTATGGGATGACATTCTCCAGCTGCGGGCCAGCGCCTACAACGCAATGGAAGTGTGGGATCGGGACAGCTTCGGCAAAATCGCCTTCCGCGGCGACGAATGCGGCTTCAGCCATCTCGGCCACATTATCGAAAACTCGGTGATCCAGCAGGCGCTGTGGAAGCGCGCCGAAAGCCTGTCGGACATCACGCTGATCACTCCGGCCGCGCTCAAGCAGGTGGCGTGGGGCGAGAACGACGCCTTTATCACGCTGGAGGATGGCCGCATGCTGACCGCCCGGCTGGTGATCGGCGCCGACGGCGCCCAGTCGTGGCTGCGTCAGCACGCCGATATCCCGCTGACCTTCTGGGACTATCGCCACCATGCGCTGGTGGCCACCATCCGCACCGAAGAGCCGCATCAGGCGACGGCGCGGCAAATTTTCCACGGTGACGGCATTCTGGCGTTCCTGCCGTTCAGCGATGCGCATTTGAGCTCCATCGTCTGGTCGGTCGCGCCGGAAGAGGCCGAACGCCTCAAGCAGCTGGAGCCGGAACAATTCAATCGCGAACTGGCGATGGCCTTCGATATGCGTTTGGGCGCCTGCAGCCTGGAAAGCGAACGGCTGGCGTTCCCGTTGACCGGCCGCTATGCGCGCAGCTTCGCCGCGCACCGCCTGGCGCTGGTGGGCGATGCGGCGCATACCGTGCATCCGCTGGCCGGGCAGGGCGTGAACCTGGGCTTTATGGACGCCGCCGAGTTGATTTCCGAACTGCACCGCCTGCAGCGGCAGGGCAAGGATATCGGCCAGCACCTCTATCTGCGCCGCTATGAGCGCCGCCGTAAACATGGTGCGGCGGTGATGTTGGCCAGCATGCAGGGTTTCCGCGAACTGTTCGACGGCAACCATCCGGCCAAAAAGCTGCTGCGCGACGTGGGGCTGCGGCTGGCGGACAGCCTGCCGGGCGTCAAACCGAAGTTGGTGCGTCAGGCGATGGGCCTGAACGATCTGCCCGAGTGGCTTGCCTGA
- the gcvH gene encoding glycine cleavage system protein GcvH, protein MSNVPTELKYASSHEWVRSEGNGVYTVGITEHAQELLGDMVFVDLPEVGRKVAAGEDCAVAESVKAASDIYAPISGEIVAVNAELESSPELVNSEPYGEGFLFQIKASDEGELANLLDAAAYQASIDE, encoded by the coding sequence ATGAGCAATGTGCCAACAGAATTGAAATACGCATCCTCCCACGAGTGGGTTCGTTCAGAAGGTAACGGCGTTTACACCGTAGGCATCACCGAACACGCGCAGGAACTGCTGGGCGACATGGTGTTTGTCGATCTGCCGGAAGTGGGCCGCAAGGTCGCCGCCGGTGAAGATTGCGCCGTGGCGGAATCGGTTAAGGCGGCGTCGGACATCTACGCGCCAATCAGCGGCGAAATCGTGGCGGTGAACGCCGAGCTGGAAAGCTCCCCTGAGCTGGTGAACAGCGAACCTTACGGTGAAGGCTTCCTGTTCCAGATTAAAGCCTCAGACGAAGGCGAACTGGCGAACCTGCTGGACGCCGCGGCTTATCAGGCCTCGATCGACGAGTAA
- the gcvP gene encoding aminomethyl-transferring glycine dehydrogenase, whose product MTQTLSQLEHSEAFIERHIGSSAEQRQELLAAVGARSLSALIQQIVPADIQLPGPPPVGDAATEHQALAELKAIASQNQRYKSYIGMGYSAVLTPPVILRNMLENPGWYTAYTPYQPEVSQGRLEALLNFQTVTLDLTGLDLASASLLDEATAAAEAMALAKRASKLKDANRFFVADDVHPQTLDVVRTRAETFGFDVIVDKAEKVLELDGVFGVLLQQVGTTGELHDYSALLAELKSRKIITSVAADIMALVLLTAPGKQGADVVFGSAQRFGVPMGYGGPHAAFFACRDEFKRSMPGRIIGVSRDAAGNTALRMAMQTREQHIRREKANSNICTSQVLLANIASLYAVYHGPQGLQRIAGRIHRLTDILAAGLQKAGLTLRHNTWFDTLTVEVKDKAAVLERALSFGINLRTDIHGAVGITLDEATSREDVQTLFALLAGDNHGLDIDALDAAVSKNSQSIPAAMLRQDPILTHPVFNRYHSETEMMRYMHRLERKDLALNQAMIPLGSCTMKLNAAAEMIPITWPEFSELHPFCPPEQAAGYQQMIGQLSQWLVQLTGYDAVCMQPNSGAQGEYAGLLAIRRYHESRNEAGRHVCLIPSSAHGTNPASAQMAGMSVVVVACDKNGNIDLHDLRVKAEQAGEELSCIMVTYPSTHGVYEETIREVCQIVHQFGGQVYLDGANMNAQVGITTPGYIGADVSHLNLHKTFCIPHGGGGPGMGPIGVKAHLAPFVPGHSVVQIDGVTTQQGAVSAAPFGSASILPISWMYIRMMGAEGLKQASQMAILNANYIATRLKDAYPILYTGRDHRVAHECILDIRPLKEETGISEMDIAKRLIDFGFHAPTMSFPVAGTLMVEPTESESKVELDRFIDAMLAIRSEIDRVAKGEWPLEDNPLVNAPHVQAELVNDWQHPYSRELAVFPVAGVRENKYWPSVKRLDDVYGDRNLFCSCVPMSDYE is encoded by the coding sequence ATGACTCAGACACTCAGCCAACTCGAACACAGCGAAGCGTTCATCGAACGCCATATCGGCTCTTCTGCGGAACAACGCCAGGAGTTGCTGGCAGCGGTGGGCGCTCGCTCGCTCAGCGCGCTGATCCAACAGATCGTGCCGGCGGACATTCAGCTGCCGGGGCCGCCGCCGGTCGGCGACGCGGCGACCGAACATCAGGCGCTGGCTGAGCTGAAGGCGATCGCCTCGCAGAATCAGCGCTACAAATCCTATATCGGCATGGGCTACAGTGCCGTGCTGACGCCGCCGGTGATCCTGCGCAACATGCTGGAAAACCCGGGCTGGTACACCGCCTACACCCCTTATCAGCCGGAAGTGTCGCAGGGCCGTCTGGAAGCGCTGCTGAACTTCCAGACCGTGACCCTCGATCTGACCGGTCTGGATCTGGCCTCCGCTTCGCTGCTGGATGAAGCCACCGCTGCCGCAGAAGCGATGGCCTTGGCCAAACGCGCCAGCAAGCTGAAAGACGCCAACCGCTTCTTCGTGGCTGACGACGTGCATCCGCAGACGCTGGACGTGGTGCGCACCCGCGCCGAAACCTTCGGCTTCGACGTCATCGTCGATAAAGCGGAAAAAGTGCTGGAGCTGGACGGCGTGTTCGGCGTGCTGCTGCAACAGGTGGGCACTACCGGTGAACTGCACGACTACAGCGCGCTGCTGGCCGAACTGAAATCGCGCAAAATCATCACCAGCGTGGCCGCCGATATCATGGCCCTGGTGCTGCTGACCGCGCCGGGCAAGCAGGGCGCCGACGTGGTGTTCGGCTCCGCGCAACGCTTTGGCGTGCCGATGGGCTACGGCGGCCCGCATGCCGCCTTCTTCGCCTGCCGCGACGAGTTCAAGCGCTCGATGCCGGGCCGCATCATCGGCGTTTCCCGCGATGCCGCCGGCAACACCGCGCTGCGCATGGCGATGCAGACCCGCGAGCAGCATATCCGCCGCGAGAAGGCCAACTCGAATATCTGTACCTCGCAGGTGCTGCTGGCCAACATCGCCAGCCTGTACGCGGTGTACCACGGCCCGCAAGGGCTGCAGCGCATCGCCGGGCGTATCCATCGCCTGACCGACATTCTGGCCGCCGGGCTGCAGAAGGCCGGCCTGACGCTGCGTCACAACACCTGGTTCGACACCCTGACCGTTGAAGTGAAAGACAAGGCGGCGGTGCTGGAACGCGCGCTGAGCTTCGGCATCAACCTGCGTACCGACATTCACGGCGCCGTGGGCATCACGCTGGATGAAGCCACCTCGCGTGAAGACGTGCAAACGCTGTTCGCACTGCTGGCCGGCGACAACCACGGTCTGGACATCGACGCGCTGGACGCGGCGGTGAGCAAAAACAGCCAATCGATCCCGGCCGCCATGCTGCGCCAGGACCCGATCCTGACCCACCCGGTATTCAACCGCTATCACAGCGAAACCGAGATGATGCGTTACATGCATCGTCTGGAGCGTAAGGATCTGGCGCTGAACCAGGCGATGATCCCGCTGGGCTCTTGCACCATGAAATTGAACGCCGCGGCGGAGATGATCCCGATCACCTGGCCTGAATTCTCCGAACTGCACCCGTTCTGCCCGCCGGAGCAGGCCGCCGGTTACCAGCAGATGATCGGCCAACTGTCCCAGTGGCTGGTGCAGCTGACCGGCTATGATGCGGTGTGCATGCAGCCGAACTCCGGCGCGCAGGGCGAATACGCCGGCCTGCTGGCGATCCGTCGCTACCACGAAAGCCGCAACGAGGCGGGCCGTCACGTCTGTCTGATCCCGAGCTCCGCGCACGGCACCAACCCGGCCTCCGCCCAGATGGCGGGCATGAGCGTGGTGGTGGTCGCCTGCGACAAGAACGGCAACATCGACCTGCACGATCTGCGCGTCAAGGCGGAGCAGGCGGGCGAAGAACTCTCTTGCATCATGGTGACCTACCCGTCGACCCACGGCGTGTATGAAGAAACTATCCGCGAAGTGTGCCAGATCGTGCATCAGTTCGGCGGCCAGGTATATTTGGACGGCGCCAACATGAACGCCCAGGTGGGCATCACCACGCCAGGCTACATCGGCGCGGACGTTTCGCACCTCAACCTGCATAAAACCTTCTGCATTCCGCACGGCGGCGGCGGCCCGGGCATGGGCCCGATCGGCGTGAAAGCGCACCTGGCGCCGTTCGTGCCGGGCCACAGCGTCGTGCAGATCGACGGTGTGACCACCCAGCAGGGCGCGGTCTCCGCGGCGCCGTTCGGCAGCGCCTCCATCCTGCCGATCAGCTGGATGTACATCCGCATGATGGGCGCGGAAGGCCTGAAGCAGGCCAGCCAGATGGCGATCCTGAACGCCAACTACATCGCTACCCGTCTGAAAGACGCGTACCCGATTCTGTATACCGGCCGCGATCACCGCGTGGCGCACGAATGCATCCTCGACATTCGTCCGCTGAAGGAAGAGACCGGCATCAGCGAAATGGACATCGCCAAACGCCTGATCGACTTCGGCTTCCACGCGCCGACCATGTCGTTCCCGGTAGCGGGCACGCTGATGGTCGAGCCGACCGAGTCGGAAAGCAAAGTGGAGCTGGATCGCTTTATCGATGCGATGCTGGCGATCCGCAGCGAGATCGATCGCGTCGCCAAAGGCGAATGGCCGTTGGAAGACAACCCGCTGGTGAATGCGCCGCACGTGCAGGCGGAGCTGGTCAACGACTGGCAGCACCCGTACAGCCGCGAGCTGGCGGTGTTCCCGGTCGCCGGCGTGCGTGAGAACAAGTACTGGCCGAGCGTCAAACGTCTGGACGACGTGTACGGCGACCGTAACCTGTTCTGCTCTTGCGTGCCGATGAGCGACTACGAATAA
- the pepP gene encoding Xaa-Pro aminopeptidase → MTQQEFNNRRQALLAKMAPASAAVIFSAPETTRSADSDYPYRQNSDFWYLTGFNEPEAVLVLIKSDETHNHSVLFNRVRDLTAEIWFGRRLGQDAAPAKLGVDRALPFDEINDQLHLLLNGLDVVYHAQGEYAYADQILFGALDKLRKGFRQNLQAPATVTDWRPWLHDMRLFKSPQELAVMRRAGEISALAHTRAMEKCRPGMFEYQLEAEIHHEFTRLGARYPSYNTIVGSGENGCILHYTENESQMRDGDLVLIDAGCEYQGYAGDITRTFPVNGKFSRPQRAVYDIVLASLLRALELFKPGTSIREVNDEVVRIMVVGLVELGVLKGEVDQLIAEQAHRQFFMHGLSHWLGLDVHDVGHYGTPSRDRLLEPGMVLTVEPGLYIAPDADVPAEYRGIGIRIEDDIVITADGNENLTATVVKDADAIEALMAAAR, encoded by the coding sequence ATGACTCAGCAGGAATTCAACAACCGCCGTCAGGCGCTGTTGGCGAAAATGGCGCCGGCCAGCGCGGCGGTTATTTTCTCTGCGCCGGAAACGACGCGCAGTGCAGATTCAGACTATCCCTACCGGCAGAACAGCGACTTTTGGTACCTGACCGGCTTCAATGAGCCGGAAGCGGTGCTGGTGCTGATCAAAAGCGACGAAACGCACAACCACAGCGTGCTGTTCAACCGGGTGCGCGACCTGACGGCGGAAATCTGGTTTGGCCGCCGTCTGGGGCAAGACGCCGCGCCGGCGAAGCTGGGCGTGGATCGCGCGCTGCCGTTCGATGAAATCAATGACCAGCTGCACCTGCTGCTGAATGGCCTGGACGTGGTCTACCACGCGCAGGGCGAATACGCCTACGCCGATCAGATCCTGTTCGGCGCGCTGGACAAGCTGCGCAAGGGATTCCGCCAGAATCTGCAGGCGCCGGCCACCGTCACCGACTGGCGGCCGTGGCTGCACGACATGCGGCTGTTCAAATCGCCGCAGGAGCTGGCGGTGATGCGCCGCGCCGGCGAGATCAGCGCGTTGGCACATACCCGCGCGATGGAAAAATGCCGTCCGGGCATGTTCGAATACCAGTTGGAAGCGGAAATTCATCATGAATTCACCCGCCTAGGCGCCCGTTACCCGTCTTACAATACCATCGTCGGCAGCGGCGAAAACGGCTGCATCCTGCACTACACCGAGAACGAGAGCCAGATGCGCGACGGCGATCTGGTGTTGATCGACGCCGGCTGCGAGTATCAGGGGTACGCCGGCGACATTACCCGCACCTTCCCGGTCAACGGCAAGTTCAGCCGGCCGCAGCGCGCAGTGTACGACATCGTGCTGGCGTCGCTGCTGCGTGCGCTGGAGCTGTTCAAACCCGGCACCAGCATCCGCGAAGTCAATGACGAAGTGGTGCGCATCATGGTGGTCGGGCTGGTGGAGCTGGGCGTATTGAAAGGTGAAGTCGACCAGTTGATCGCCGAGCAGGCCCACCGTCAGTTCTTTATGCACGGGCTGAGCCACTGGCTGGGCCTGGACGTGCACGACGTCGGCCATTATGGCACGCCGAGCCGCGATCGGCTGCTGGAGCCGGGTATGGTGCTGACCGTGGAGCCTGGGCTGTATATCGCGCCGGATGCGGACGTGCCGGCGGAATACCGCGGCATCGGCATCCGTATCGAAGACGACATCGTGATCACCGCCGACGGCAATGAAAACCTGACCGCCACCGTGGTGAAAGACGCCGATGCCATCGAAGCGTTGATGGCGGCGGCAAGGTAA
- the zapA gene encoding cell division protein ZapA, whose amino-acid sequence MSAQPVDIQIFGRSLRVNCPPEQQDALNMAADDLNQRLQDLKVRTRVSNTEQLVFIAALNVCHELAQERLKTRDYASNMEQRIRMLQQTIEQALLEQGRISERQDVQFE is encoded by the coding sequence ATGTCTGCACAACCGGTAGATATTCAAATTTTTGGCCGCTCGTTAAGAGTCAATTGCCCGCCAGAACAACAAGATGCGTTGAATATGGCGGCGGACGATCTTAACCAACGGTTGCAAGATCTAAAAGTTCGCACTAGAGTCTCCAATACTGAGCAACTGGTTTTCATCGCGGCATTGAACGTCTGTCACGAACTTGCTCAAGAACGGTTGAAAACCCGTGACTATGCGTCCAATATGGAACAACGCATACGGATGCTGCAGCAGACCATTGAACAAGCGCTGCTTGAACAAGGTCGCATCTCTGAACGTCAGGATGTGCAATTCGAATAA
- the ubiH gene encoding 2-octaprenyl-6-methoxyphenyl hydroxylase, with product MSVIIVGGGMAGATLALAISSLTQGRMAVDLVEATRPDDRSHPGFDARAIALAQGTCQQLTRIGVWPALRDCATPITQVHVSDRGHAGFVNLQAQDYQVDALGQVIELHDAGQRLFALLAKAPGVTLHCPARVVDVIRTAERAEVLLDNGRRLAGQLLVAADGSRSALAQACNMQWRQEDYPQFATIANVTTAEDPQGRAFERFTRYGPLALLPMSQGRSSLVWCHAREDRAQVDAWDDERFIAELQQAFGWRLGRILKAGKRHSYPLALLTADRHVSHRLALVGNAAQTLHPIAGQGFNLGLRDVMSLAETLAEAVNSGEDAGGYALLSRYQQRRQQDQQATIGVTDGLIHLFANRYGPLVVGRNLGLMAMERLPAVRDAFAKRTLGWVER from the coding sequence ATGAGCGTAATTATCGTTGGCGGCGGTATGGCGGGCGCGACGCTGGCGCTGGCCATTTCGTCGCTCACTCAGGGAAGAATGGCGGTGGATCTGGTCGAGGCGACTCGGCCGGACGACCGCAGCCACCCGGGCTTTGACGCTCGCGCCATCGCGCTGGCGCAGGGCACTTGCCAACAGTTGACGCGCATCGGCGTTTGGCCGGCGCTGCGCGATTGCGCCACGCCGATCACTCAGGTGCACGTCAGCGATCGCGGCCACGCCGGGTTTGTGAATCTGCAGGCGCAGGATTATCAGGTCGATGCGCTCGGCCAGGTGATCGAACTACACGACGCCGGGCAGCGGCTGTTCGCGCTGCTGGCGAAGGCGCCGGGCGTCACGCTGCACTGTCCCGCGCGGGTGGTGGACGTTATTCGCACCGCAGAGCGGGCGGAAGTGCTGCTGGATAATGGCCGACGCCTGGCCGGGCAGCTGCTGGTGGCGGCCGACGGCTCGCGCTCGGCGCTGGCGCAGGCCTGCAATATGCAGTGGCGCCAGGAGGACTATCCACAGTTCGCCACCATCGCCAACGTCACCACGGCGGAAGATCCGCAGGGGCGCGCCTTCGAGCGCTTTACCCGTTACGGGCCGTTGGCGCTGTTGCCGATGTCGCAGGGGCGCAGTTCGCTGGTGTGGTGCCATGCGCGCGAGGATCGCGCCCAGGTCGACGCCTGGGACGACGAGCGCTTTATCGCCGAGCTGCAACAGGCTTTCGGCTGGCGGCTGGGGCGTATCCTCAAGGCCGGCAAACGGCACAGTTACCCACTCGCTCTGCTGACTGCCGATCGCCATGTCAGCCACCGGCTGGCGTTGGTAGGCAACGCGGCGCAGACGCTGCACCCGATCGCCGGGCAGGGGTTCAACCTCGGCCTGCGCGATGTGATGTCGCTGGCGGAAACGCTGGCGGAAGCGGTGAACAGTGGCGAAGACGCCGGCGGTTATGCGTTGCTGAGCCGCTATCAGCAGCGGCGGCAACAAGATCAGCAGGCGACGATCGGCGTGACCGACGGCTTGATCCATCTGTTCGCCAACCGTTACGGCCCGCTGGTGGTTGGCCGCAATTTGGGGCTGATGGCGATGGAGCGTTTGCCCGCAGTGCGCGACGCCTTCGCCAAGCGTACGTTGGGCTGGGTGGAACGTTAA
- the gcvT gene encoding glycine cleavage system aminomethyltransferase GcvT, whose translation MAKQTPLYDQHVACGARMVDFHGWMMPLHYGSQLDEHHAVRQDAGMFDVSHMTIVDLHGARTREFLRYLLANDVAKLTQPGKALYTGMLNASGGVIDDLIVYFLTEDYFRLVVNSATRDKDLAWIEEHAAPYGVALTVRDDLALIAVQGPQAKERAGTLFTPEQKSAVEGMKPFFGVQAGELFIATTGYTGEAGYEIALPKEQAADFWQKLLAAGVKPAGLGARDTLRLEAGMNLYGQEMDEGVSPLAANMGWTIAWQPEDRRFIGREALEQQRDQGTEQLVGLIMTEKGVLRNELPVRFTDAAGQTHEGVITSGSFSPTLGFSIALARVPAGIGEQAIVQIRNREMPVKVTKPGFVRAGKPLTN comes from the coding sequence ATGGCAAAGCAAACCCCACTGTACGACCAGCACGTGGCGTGCGGTGCGCGCATGGTAGACTTTCACGGCTGGATGATGCCGCTGCATTACGGCTCGCAGCTCGATGAGCACCACGCGGTGCGTCAGGATGCCGGCATGTTCGACGTGTCTCACATGACCATTGTGGATCTGCACGGCGCCCGCACCCGCGAGTTTCTGCGTTACCTGCTGGCGAACGACGTCGCCAAACTGACCCAACCCGGCAAAGCGCTGTATACCGGCATGCTGAATGCCTCCGGCGGCGTGATCGACGACCTGATCGTTTATTTCCTCACAGAAGACTATTTCCGCCTGGTGGTGAACTCCGCCACGCGCGACAAAGACCTGGCCTGGATCGAAGAGCACGCCGCGCCGTATGGCGTAGCGCTGACGGTGCGCGACGATCTGGCGCTGATCGCGGTGCAGGGCCCGCAGGCCAAAGAGCGCGCCGGCACCCTGTTTACCCCGGAACAAAAAAGCGCGGTCGAAGGCATGAAGCCGTTCTTCGGCGTGCAGGCCGGCGAGCTGTTCATCGCCACCACCGGTTACACCGGTGAGGCCGGCTATGAGATCGCGCTGCCGAAAGAACAGGCGGCGGATTTCTGGCAGAAATTGCTGGCCGCAGGCGTCAAGCCGGCCGGTCTGGGCGCGCGCGACACCCTGCGTCTGGAAGCGGGCATGAACCTTTACGGCCAAGAGATGGACGAAGGCGTTTCGCCGTTGGCCGCCAACATGGGCTGGACTATCGCCTGGCAGCCGGAAGATCGCCGTTTCATCGGCCGCGAAGCGCTGGAACAACAGCGCGATCAGGGCACCGAGCAACTGGTCGGCTTGATCATGACGGAAAAAGGCGTATTACGTAATGAGCTGCCGGTGCGTTTCACCGACGCGGCGGGGCAGACCCACGAAGGCGTGATCACCAGCGGCTCGTTCTCTCCGACCCTGGGCTTCAGCATCGCGCTGGCGCGCGTGCCCGCCGGCATCGGCGAGCAGGCCATCGTGCAGATCCGCAACCGTGAAATGCCGGTCAAAGTGACCAAGCCTGGTTTCGTTCGCGCCGGCAAGCCGCTGACAAATTGA
- a CDS encoding YecA family protein, with the protein MSIQNTFPSYQSLTVALNQQSVALTAAEMHGLISGLLCGGSRDAGWQALVHDLTNEGVAFPQALSQPLQQLYEATRETLEDDEFLFQLMLPEGEIVSVFDRADALAGWVNHFLLGLGMMQPKLAQVKDEVGEAIDDLRNIAQLGYDEDEDQEELEQSLEEVAEYVRVAAIMCYGEFTRHKPTAPENIKPTLH; encoded by the coding sequence ATGTCTATACAGAATACATTTCCAAGTTACCAATCTTTGACCGTGGCCCTCAACCAACAGTCGGTGGCGTTGACCGCGGCAGAAATGCACGGCCTGATCAGCGGCCTGCTGTGCGGCGGCAGCCGTGATGCCGGCTGGCAGGCGCTGGTGCACGATCTGACCAATGAAGGCGTCGCCTTCCCGCAGGCGCTCAGCCAACCGTTGCAGCAGCTGTATGAAGCGACGCGTGAAACGCTGGAAGACGACGAATTCCTGTTCCAACTGATGCTGCCCGAAGGGGAGATCGTCAGCGTGTTCGATCGCGCCGACGCGCTGGCCGGTTGGGTCAACCACTTCCTGCTCGGTTTGGGCATGATGCAGCCGAAGCTGGCCCAGGTGAAAGACGAGGTCGGTGAAGCGATCGACGATCTGCGTAACATCGCGCAGCTGGGCTACGACGAAGACGAAGATCAGGAAGAGTTGGAACAGTCGCTGGAAGAAGTGGCGGAGTATGTGCGGGTCGCCGCCATCATGTGCTACGGCGAATTCACTCGTCACAAGCCGACGGCGCCGGAAAATATCAAACCGACGCTGCACTAA